From one Solanum lycopersicum chromosome 12, SLM_r2.1 genomic stretch:
- the LOC101256262 gene encoding protein SAR DEFICIENT 1-like, translating into MATKRFFDDFVDPDSNRPNYKRLRKTPSFASVIKEVVKVNFLDNFCSALEPMLRKVVHEEVESGLRRYSRSIGRSPSLRIKALEPSNLRLIFNKKLSLPIFTNSKIMDSNGQYPLQLLLVDATGDCLVPTTLGTPIKIEIVVLDGDFPCGENWTHEDFNKNIVKERAGKRPLVTGELNITMRDGVASLGDLEFTDNSSWIRSRRFRIGAKVVHIGNGQNSIRIMEAMTDSFMVKDHRGELYKKHYPPALGDDVWRLEKIGKDGTFHKKLISHGIETVQDFLKLANIDPHKIRRILGNGMSEKMWEVTYRHAKTCEMGTKSYIARGPNYILILNPICQVIRAIINGQICHSRELRGIQRSYIENLVRNAFTNWSSLEEVDGGLQVNEPAALLTQGERGVHHQNGYPRCALLTATDGSIECSDWIVNQADISLPIQNGVCYISESSSKEELNYL; encoded by the exons ATGGCAACCAAAAGATTCTTTGATGACTTTGTTGATCCTGACTCCAATCGACCAAATTACAAACGTCTAAGAAAAACACCTTCTTTTGCTTC TGTGATTAAAGAAGTGGTGAAGGTGAATTTCTTAGATAACTTTTGTTCAGCCTTGGAACCCATGCTCCGAAAAGTG GTACATGAAGAGGTTGAAAGTGGACTAAGAAGATATTCTAGATCAATAGGAAGATCACCTTCACTAAGAATTAAAGCACTTGAACCATCAAACCTACGTTTAATATTCAACAAAAAACTTTCTCTACCAATCTTCACCAATAGCAAAATTATGGATTCAAATGGTCAATACCCTCTCCAGCTCCTACTTGTAGACGCGACGGGTGATTGCCTAGTTCCAACCACCTTAGGTACCCCGATTAAAATCGAGATCGTGGTGCTAGATGGAGACTTTCCTTGTGGAGAAAATTGGACACATGAAGATTTCAATAAGAATATAGTTAAAGAAAGGGCAGGAAAAAGACCTTTGGTTACTGGTGAACTTAACATTACTATGAGAGATGGTGTTGCTTCTCTAGGTGATCTTGAATTTACTGATAATTCTAGTTGGATTCGAAGCCGGAGATTTCGTATCGGTGCAAAAGTGGTTCACATAGGAAATGGTCAAAATTCAATACGAATAATGGAAGCTATGACTGATTCTTTTATGGTTAAAGATCATCGCGGAGAAC TGTATAAGAAGCATTATCCACCAGCATTAGGAGATGATGTGTGGCGTCTtgaaaaaattggaaaagaTGGAACATTTCACAAGAAGCTAATTTCACATGGCATAGAGACAGTTCAAGATTTTCTCAAGTTGGCTAATATTGACCCACATAAAATAAGAAGG ATACTTGGAAATGGAATGTCGGAGAAAATGTGGGAAGTAACATATAGACATGCAAAAACTTGTGAGATGGGAACTAAATCATACATAGCTAGAGGACCAAACTACATTCTTATCCTCAATCCAATATGTCAAGTTATTAGAGCAATTATTAATGGACAAATTTGTCATAGTAGAGAGTTAAGAGGAATTCAAAGg TCCTATATTGAGAATTTGGTGAGGAATGCCTTCACAAATTGGAGTTCTTTAGAAGAAGTTGATGGTGGCCTGCAAGTCAATGAACCTGCAGCTTTACTCACTCAAG GAGAACGAGGGGTGCATCATCAAAATGGCTATCCTAGGTGTGCACTTTTGACTGCAACAGATGGATCAATTGAGTGTAGTGATTGGATTGTTAACCAAGCAGACATTAGCTTGCCTATTCAAAATGGAGTTTGTTATATCTCAGAATCTTCTTCTAAGGaggaattaaattatttgtga